The Aptenodytes patagonicus chromosome 15, bAptPat1.pri.cur, whole genome shotgun sequence genome has a segment encoding these proteins:
- the SLC25A1 gene encoding tricarboxylate transport protein, mitochondrial: MPAPAAPRRLAAAAPAGKAKLTHPGKAILAGGLAGGIEICITFPTEYVKTQLQLDEKANPPRYKGIGDCVKQTVHDHGIRGLYRGLSSLVYGSIPKAAVRFGMFEFLSNQMRDEQGRLDSTRGLVCGLGAGVAEAVVVVCPMETIKVKFIHDQCSPKPKYRGFFHGVREIVREQGLKGTYQGLTATVLKQGSNQAIRFFVMTSLKNWYKGDNPNKVINPFVTGVFGALAGAASVFGNTPLDVVKTRMQGLEAHKYKSTWDCAYQIMKYEGPLAFYKGTVPRLGRVCLDVAIVFVIYDEVVKFLNKVWKTD; the protein is encoded by the exons gTGGCCTGGCCGGAGGGATCGAGATCTGCATCACATTCCCCACCGAGTATGTGAAGACGCAGCTGCAGCTGGACGAGAAGGCAAACCCTCCCCGCTACAAGGGCATTG GGGACTGTGTGAAGCAGACTGTCCACGACCATGGCATCCGGGGGCTGTACCGGGGGCTCAGCTCGCTGGTGTACGGCTCCATCCCGAAGGCTGCTGTCAG GTTTGGGATGTTCGAGTTCCTCAGCAACCAGATGAGAGATGAGCAGGGACGGCTGGACAGCACGCGGGGCCTCGTCTGCGGGCTGGGCGCCGGCGTGGCCGAGGCTGTGgtggtggtctgccccatggagACCATAAAG GTGAAGTTTATCCATGACCAGTGCTCCCCCAAGCCCAAATACCGCGGCTTCTTCCACGGCGTCAGGGAGATCGTTCGGGAACAGG GACTGAAGGGGACCTACCAGGGCTTAACCGCAACCGTCCTCAAGCAAGGATCGAACCAGGCCATCCGCTTCTTCGTCATGACCTCCCTCAAGAACTGGTACAAAG GGGACAATCCCAACAAGGTCATCAACCCCTTCGTCACGGGGGTGTTTGGAGCCCTCGCCGGAGCTGCGAGCGTCTTTGGCAACACCCCCTTGGACGTGGTGAAGACCAGGATGCAG GGGCTGGAAGCACACAAGTACAAGAGCACCTGGGACTGCGCCTACCAGATCATGAAATACGAAGGGCCCCTGGC GTTTTACAAGGGCACGGTGCCTCGCCTGGGCCGCGTCTGCCTCGACGTGGCCATCGTCTTCGTCATCTATGACGAGGTGGTCAAGTTCCTCAACAAGGTGTGGAAAACAGACTGA
- the LOC143167455 gene encoding somatomedin-B and thrombospondin type-1 domain-containing protein-like, which translates to MWGLLLCGGWLLAAGYLVGAMGGCWHQCCPGRNNACWAPGARRARCYCDSYCERTGDCCEDYHAVCRRAAVGCAVGPWGPWSGCSSPCGVGSKARSRQVTVPPRHGGEPCPDLKQRRGCLGEHPTCGTAKEVAKILPDSFSRDFRDPWRRAGLLLLEEPSSSPLPSYCGYFRLTQVGPPCRGQAWSRRLHRDKRVCVECRGDASHRHPHCTGHGLQGARTFWVAASMAGCQGSWVQEGLEEGCVCPPPALIFV; encoded by the exons ATGTGGGGCCTGCTGCTCTGCGGGGGCTGGCTGCTGGCCGCCGGCTACCTGGTGGGTGCCATGGGTGGCTGCTGGCACCAGTGCTGCCCGGGCAGGAACAACGCCTGCTGGGCCCCAGGCGCCCGCCGGGCTCGCTGCTACTGTGACTCATACTGCGAGAGGACAGGTGACTGCTGTGAGGACTACCATGCCGTGTGCCGCCGCGCCG CAGTGGGCTGCGCGGTGGGGCCCTGGGGGCCATGGAGCGGGTGCAGCTCCCCGTGCGGGGTCGGCAGCAAGGCCCGCAGCCGCCAGGTCACCGTCCCGCCCCGGCACGGAGGGGAGCCCTGTCCCGACCTCAAGCAGCGCCGCGGCTGCCTGGGGGAGCACCCGACCTGCGGGACGGCCAAAG AGGTGGCCAAGATATTACCTGACTCCTTCAGCCGGGACTTCAGGGATCCCTGGCGaagagctgggctgctgctgctggaggagccatCCAG ctcccccctccccagctacTGCGGCTATTTCCGCCTGACGCAGGTAGggcccccctgccgcgggcaggccTGGagccgccggctgcaccgggacAAGCGGGTGTGTGTCGAGTGCCGGGGGGACGCGTCCCACCGCCACCCCCATTGCACTGGACACGGGCTGCAAGGAGCCAG GACGTTTTGGGTGGCCGCCTCCATGGCGGGGTGCCAGGGCTCGTGGGTGCAGGAAGGGCTGGAGGAGGGTTGTGTCTGCCCCCCGCCGGCTCTCATCTTCGTGTAG
- the LOC143167497 gene encoding tRNA (32-2'-O)-methyltransferase regulator THADA-like — translation MVVAAPAMGAEREARACAAFYGTLGIAQPVLSCLRCLRQFAGSTAKRCKDKHLEEALLLSRTLSEGLQALGEAEARPLLRCILAFQMEATGSSSSFQKLEQIVTQLAVGKEALLAQEVGALLAGLAPQGEVLSPGDLQSVCMFMEESSLGRKHWRQNLAPLLQRLATTLRWVLQSQPAPGSTWGYLAVKACLQLFQALPKDVAPLVWSAAEKSEALQRLLGLLLEVAWGKALNKDTRLLVGTALSMLVNTAPQPERGASAVLAFLHLPNRGAGELKFGELVVEAPPVLKPDGLEKLVLTRGLLTCCKTDILSCQLESFTHKACLLLDVVFPAVCALTKEQKDCHYYCFQACALWLQRLRESLPAVWRLMGTRILARDAELLQQLTQLVWDNAETPVEGVSEFIHSSFRLLLEIYHLECQHFQDQERPLYQQTLQRVISMPWQIKARYVPLCAIVPYVGSQQVLDAYPDLPQHLLSCLSTNHLCPAAAEVYKALVRQQCTEQQDRQQGTEAALAEQWVLRWLPLLSQALRSPLPILQSNAANHLLAWTLRQLPATRAPLAAQFSGRDTASLRAWVSLLKAQNSVVGALLLQGETLERLSCCLGAREEGVRLAALGLLCCSPSTNQSLSSTEVRLLREFLPFNLNCNSSSFRQLLQAAVRKALVRLRDSSLAQLRGKVPRGTEPGKGVGQLAQAVGFVEWLLQLSIASLSPGSNYQRKKTALLLLAAVLETCTDTWSPDRKKGQPPRTMATLLSYARQSGCWDFFSQPNLLALLSCLQDNTNEIRDLASELLIRYFPAAFPEPITLALFQLAQDALGSPRVQEAEAGAVLIKTILRKSDSSTMKSLALEAEAAPTLPNRGLCFAQHLLHMLQAQYTAACRDLLQAAATAPMHGAIAALRRCLLQVPEVATSMQAAESVQSWQELLTRLVTTARDITSFLLGALQSQQGPGANEQAAAPSFADMGNAIGSLIMLGKGQGQQEEEDSVLLSEEHSLILTCCWVSVKEIGLLLGGLAELLLAPALPTGLGPLLPLPTLQMAARVFQEILLRCRHWGAVEGCSMGFTKFCAALLNHPDKELQAIPQTMLEQGLEALSGPRSSSITRRAAGFPMLFLCIVSGEASAQARPLLTRCVQTLLALATTALPQDWDQTLDLPQVCAFHVLQTLVRGAGLGSALLRYATPMVALALRGLGSPCWAMRNAAIQLFSALTSRLLGQQRSHGEGCPAEGVSLQAFLGQHPQLGAVLLGELGAAAGPVPGGSCLRPALHAVLTLLAQLQPGADSPGSPSARFLGPLLGLAGSPIYAVRAMAAKALVPVVPPPRRQGLLLQLARQLPAAPGRVCSHNAVHGHLLQMQALLAPAPGTNGLSTEALRRVALQLEARGWLLTPAQRCPLVRATFLQVLALLPASFSPSFAQSIRDAVSTELGSLPPGGKSGCAELQVGLAILHQTMACFVCSEAARLADGERIGAVCSLLRQPNPDVQLAVLSWVIAREEGTCKELEKALRLTLLESLGSVLRERRDKEFLRLYLEALLHLYRDPSSLSQEASHKLQGSSAACLEMLLHMVEAECPGPDLLFQVLCAASLLLARRLEDEDGTLVERWCMALEECSRSASSEVLRLAATRSLQMAGADVVQRTLRAACPSLVPVALRLINMGIHLLQDEEQEVRHEASGFASLLRQDASEPLRDSCVFVQDNMGLQGLLQLLLAEFGEHPETFNLLLQHLPILDLRAIVEELEANKAASLYKEDEPNVFAEPAVLARQLLPVLLQLLEKAPAGSPLHASALRWLAATGPSVLHDLRYCKHRWSQETAAHWGMKALGCAKLHVAVAVLLVRARLAAQVLHVLGESAAAVPGLGCSAQELEQELELVQGLLARHGLAPTLSQDDVLGEPRPLSGAA, via the exons ATGGTGGTGGCGGCGCCGGCCATGGGAGCCGAGCGGGAGGCGCGGGCCTGCGCTGCCTTCTACGGGACGCTGGGCATCGCTCAGCCGGTGCtctcctgcctgcgctgcctgcggCAATTCGCGGG GAGTACTGCCAAGAGATGCAAAGACAAGCACCTGGAGGAGGCTCTCCTGCTGTCACGGACGCTGAGTGAGGGTCTGCAGGCGCTGGGCGAGGCGGAGGCACGGCCCCTGCTCCGCTGCATCCTGGCTTTCCAGATGGAGGCAACCGGCAGCTCCAGCTCCTTCCAGAAACTGGAACAG ATCGTGACCCAGCTGGCAGTGGGGAAGGAAGCCCTGCTGGCCCAGGAGGTGGGCGCGCTTCTGGCCGGCCTGGCGCCGCAGGGAGAG GTGCTGTCTCCTGGGGACCTTCAGTCAG TGTGCATGTTCATGGAGGAGAGCAGCCTGGGCCGGAAGCACTGGCGGCAGAACCTGgccccgctgctgcagcgcctgGCCACCACCTTGCGctgggtgctgcagagccagcctgCACCCGGCAGCACGTGGGGCTACCTGGCTGTCAAG gcCTGCCTCCAGCTCTTCCAGGCGCTGCCGAAGGATGTGGCCCCCCTGGTGTGGAGCGCAGCAGAGAAGAGTGAAGCCCTGCAGAGACTCttggggctgctgctggaggtggcatGGGGGAAG GCCCTGAACAAGGACACGCGGCTGCTGGTGGGTACGGCCCTGAGCATGCTGGTGAACACAGCCCCCCAGCCCGAGCGCGGGGCTAGCGCCGTGCTGGCCTTCCTCCATCTCCCCAACCGAG GCGCAGGGGAGCTGAAGTTTGGGGAGCTGGTGGTGGAGGCCCCTCCCGTCCTGAAGCCAGACGGGCTGGAGAAGCTGGTGCTCACCAGAGGTTTGCTGACATGCTGCAAGACAGACATcctcagctgccagctggagaGTTTCACCCACAAG gcctgcctgctgctggaCGTGGTCTTTCCCGCTGTGTGTGCCCTGACCAAGGAGCAGAAGGACTGCCACTACTACTGCTTCCAAG CCTGCGCCCTGTGGCTGCAGCGCCTGCGGGAGAGCCTGCCTGCCGTCTGGCGCCTGATGGGGACCCGCATCCTGGCCCGGGACGCCGAGCTCCTTCAGCAGCTCACCCAGCTGGTGTGGGACAATGCCGAGACCCCG gtgGAAGGTGTGTCTGAGTTCATCCACAGCTCCTTCCGACTGCTCCTGGAGATCTACCACCTTGAGTGCCAGCACTTCCAGGACCAGGAGAGACCCCTCTACCAACAGACGCTGCAGAGGGTGATCTCAATGCCGTGGCAAATCAAAGCCAGATACGTGCCCCTGTGTGCCATCGTCCCCTATGTGGGCAGCCAGCAG GTGCTGGATGCCTACCCGGACCTGCCGCAGCACCTCCTGAGCTGCCTCTCCACCAACCACCTGTGTCCTGCAGCTGCCGAGGTCTACAAGGCCCTGGTGCGGCAGCAGTGCACCgagcagcaggacaggcagcagggcaCAGAGGCAGCTCTGGCGGAGCAGTGGGTGCTGCGCTGGCTGCCCCTGCTCTCCCAGGCACTCCGCTCCCCCCTGCCCATCCTTCAGAGCAATGCCGCCAACCACCTCCTCGCCTGGACCCTGCGGCAGCTCCCGGCCACCCGGGCACCACTGGCCGCCCAGTTCAGTGGCCGGGACACGGCATCGCTCCGGGCTTGGGTCTCGCTGCTGAAGGCGCAGAATAGCGTGGTGggggccctgctgctgcagggcgaGACGCTGGAGCggctctcctgctgcctgggCGCCCGCGAGGAAGGCGTTCGGCTGGCAGCGCTGGGtcttctctgctgcagccccagcaccaaCCAGTCCCTCTCAAGCACAGAGGTGCGGCTGCTGCGGGAGTTCCTGCCCTTCAACCTCAACTGCAACTCCTCCTCATTccggcagctgctgcaggcagcagtgaggaaggcGCTGGTCCGGCTGCGGGACAGCTCGCTGGCCCAGCTTCGAGGGAAGGTGCCCCGAGGCACCGAACCGGGCAAGGGAGTGGGGCAGCTTGCCCAGGCAGTAG GCTTTGTGGAgtggctgctgcagctcagcatcgCCTCGCTCAGCCCGGGCTCCAATTACCAGAGGAAGAAGACGGCTCTGCTCCTCCTGGCTGCTGTTTTGGAGACCTGCACGGACACCTGGAGCCCTGACAGGAAGAAAGGCCAGCCCCCGC GGACCATGGCCACACTGCTGAGCTACGCCAGGCAGAGCGGCTGCTGGGACTTCTTCTCTCAACCCAATTTGTTGGCGCTGTTGAGCTGCTTGCAGGACAATACTAACGAG ATCAGAGACTTGGCCTCGGAGCTGCTCATCCGCTACTTCCCCGCTGCATTCCCCGAGCCCATCACCCTGGCTCTCTTCCAGCTGGCCCAGGACGCCCTGGGCAGCCCACGAGTGCAGGAGGCTGAAGCCGGAGCCGTGCTGATAAAGACCATCCTGCGGAA GTCAGACAGCAGCACCATGAAAAGCCTGGCCCTGGAGGCTGAAGCAGCCCCCACGCTGCCCAACCGAGGCCTCTGCTTCGCTCAGCACCTTCTCCACATGCTGCAAGCCCAGTACACTGCAGCGTGCCGGGACCTGCTGCAGGCGGCAGCCACCGCACCGATGCATG GAGCCATCGCAGCCCTGCGGAGGTGcctgctccaggtgccagaggtGGCCACCTCCATGCAGGCAGCGGAGTcggtgcagagctggcaggagctcCTCACCCGTCTCGTGACCACAGCAAGAGACAtcacctccttcctcctgggtgctctgcagagccagcaaGGCCCTGGCGCCAATGAGCAAG CTGCCGCCCCATCATTTGCAGACATGGGGAACGCCATTGGCTCCCTCATCATGCTGGGGAAAGGccaggggcagcaggaggaggaggactcagTCCTGCTCTCGGAAGAGCACAGCCTGATCCTGACCTGCTGCTGGGTATCAGTGAAG GAGATAGGACTGCTCTTGGGGGGCCTGGCTGAGTTGCTGCTGGCCCCGGCGCTGCCCACCGGATTGGGTCCCCTCCTGCCACTCCCCACCCTGCAGATGGCCGCAAGGGTGTTCCAGGAAATCCTGCTGCGGTGCCGGCACTGG GGAGCGGTGGAGGGCTGCAGCATGGGCTTCACCAAATTTTGTGCTGCTCTGTTGAACCACCCAGACAAGGAGCTGCAGGCAATCCCGcagaccatgctggagcag GGCTTAGAAGCACTGAGTGGACCACGGAGCAGCTCGATCACGCGCCGTGCCGCCGGCTTCCCCATGCTTTTCCTCTGCATCGTCAGCGGGGAGGCCTCGGCACAGGCACGGCCGCTGCTGACCCGGTGCGTCCAGACGCTGCTGGCCTTGGCCACCACGGCCCTGCCGCAGGACTGGGACCAGACCCTCGACCTCCCGCAG GTGTGTGCCTTCCATGTGCTGCAGACGCTGGTCCGCGGCGCGGGGCTGGGCAGCGCGCTGCTGCGGTATGCCACGCCAATGGTGGCCCTGGCGTTGCGGGGCCTGGGCTCGCCGTGCTGGGCCATGAGGAACGCGGCCATCCAGCTCTTCA GCGCCCTCACCTCCCGGCTGCTGGGCCAGCAGCGGAGCCATGGGGAGGGCTGCCCGGCAGAGGGGGTGAGCCTGCAAGCCTTCCTCGGGCAGCACCCCCAGCTGGGCGCCGTGCTGCTGGGTGAGCTGGGGGCGGCCGCAGGGCCCGTGCCAGGGGGGTCCTGCCTGCGTCCCGCGCTCCACGCCGTCCTCACCCTCCTGGCCCAGTTGCAGCCTGGCGCTGACAGCCCCGGCAG CCCCTCTGCTCGCTTCCTGGGGccgctgctggggctggcagggagccccaTCTACGCTGTGCGAGCGATGGCTGCCAAGGCACTGGTGCCGGTtgtcccgccgccccggcgccaggggctcctcctgcagctggcccggcagctccccgccgcACCTGGACGGGTCTGCTCGCACAACGCCGTCCATGGGCACCTGCTGCAGATGCAGGCACTGCTGGCCCCCGCCCCAGGCACCAATGG GCTGTCGACCGAAGCGCTGCGCCGCGtggctctgcagctggaggcacGGGGCTGGCTGCTCACCCCTGCCCAGCGCTGCCCGCTCGTCCGTGCCACCTTCCTCCAGGTCCTCGCCCTCCTGCCTGCATCCTTTAGCCCCAGCTTCGCCCAGAGCATCCGTGATGCTGTCAGCACTGAGCTGGGCAGCCTCCCGCCAGGGGGAAAGTCAGGATGTGCCGAGCTGCAG GTGGGCTTGGCCATCCTACACCAAACCATGGCCTGCTTTGTGTGCAGCGAGGCAGCCCGGCTGGCAGACGGCGAGCGGATTGGCGCCGTCTGCTCACTTCTCCGGCAGCCAAATCCCGACGTCCAGCTTGCCGTCCTGAGCTGGGTGATTGCCAGGGAGGAAGGAACGTGCAAGGAGCTGGAGAAGGCTCTCAGGCTGACACTGCTG GAGAGCTTGGGGTCGGTGCTGCGAGAGAGAAGGGACAAAGAGTTCCTGAGATTGTACCTTGAGGCTTTGCTGCATCTTTACAGAGACCCCTCGTCGTTGTCCCAGGAAGCTTCCCATAAGCTCCAGGGCTCCTCGGCAGCATGCctggagatgctgctgcacaTGGTGGAGGCTGAGTGTCCTGGCCCCGACCTCCTCTTCCAGGTGCTGTGTGCCGCCAGCCTGCTGCTCGCCCGCCG GCTTGAGGACGAGGACGGCACCCTGGTCGAGCGATGGTGCATGGCGCTGGAGGAGTGCAGCCGGTCTGCTTCGTCCGAGGTGCTGCGGCTGGCGGCCACCCGCTCCCTGCAGATGGCGGGTGCCGATGTGGTGCAGCGAACCCTGCGCGCTGCCTGTCCCTCGCTCGTCCCCGTGGCTCTGCG gcTGATAAACATGGGCATTCACCTTCTGCAAGACGAGGAGCAGGAGGTCCGGCATGAGGCCTCAGGTTTTGCCAGCCTCCTGCGACAGGACGCCAGCGAGCCGCTCCGAGACAGCTGCGTTTTTGTGCAGGACAACATGGGCCTCCAgggcctcctgcagctcctcctggcagAGTTTGGGGAGCACCCTGAAACCTTCAActtgctgctgcagcatctcccCATCCTAGATCTCAGGGCCAttgtggaggagctggaggccaACAA agctgccagcctgTACAAGGAGGATGAACCCAACGTTTTTGCAGAGCCGGCCGTCCTGGCACGGCAGCTGCTCCCCgtcctgctgcagctcctggagaaggCGCCTGCTGGCAGCCCGCTCCATGCCTCAGCTCTGCGCTGGCTGGCAGCCACGGGCCCCAGCGTCCTGCACGACCTGCGGTACTGCAAGCACCGCTGGAGCCAAG AGACTGCTGCCCACTGGGGGATGAAGGCGCTGGGCTGTGCCAAGCTGCATGTGGCCGTGGCCGTACTGCTAGTGAGGGCCCGGCTGGCGGCACAGGTGCTGCATGTGCTGGGGGAAAGCGCCGCCGCcgtgccggggctgggctgcagcgcccaggagctggagcaggagcttgagctggtgcaggggctgctggcaCGGCATGGGCTGGCCCCCACGCTGAGCCAGGATGATGTGCTAGGGGAGCCGAGACCACTGTCCGGGGCTGCCTGA
- the GSC2 gene encoding homeobox protein goosecoid-2: MSSEPASDADAGRRGLKKPCSFSIEDILSSPAEKTPQVLVPLCLRGILDCAPKGLCELEAIPASSLQEEEEEEEEEEGELEGAGCNCCCCSHTSTRSRQDLPSWLDARFPWPMQLFHSAVRVCKSPQGSLSKLQTFHQIQRRTRRHRTIFTEDQLQALETLFHQNQYPDVITREHLANRIHLKEERVEVWFKNRRAKWRHQKRASASALILQGTKKPSEESC; encoded by the exons ATGTCTTCGGAGCCAGCATCGGACGCCGATGCCGGCAGGAGAGGCCTCAAGAAGCCGTGTTCGTTCAGCATCGAGGACATCCTCTCCAGCCCAGCAGAGAAGACCCCCCAGGTCCTGGTCCCGCTGTGCCTGCGGGGCATCTTGGACTGCGCACCCAAGGGGCTGTGTGAGCTGGAGGCCATCCCGGCCAGCTccctgcaggaggaagaggaggaggaggaggaggaggaaggggagctggAAGGGGCAGgctgcaactgctgctgctgttctcacaCGAGCACCCGTTCCCGGCAGGACTTGCCGAGTTGGCTGG ACGCCCGGTTCCCCTGGCCCATGCAGCTCTTCCACTCGGCGGTCAGGGTCTGCAAGAGTCCCCAGGGGAGCCTGAGCAAGCTGCAGACTTTCCACCAGATCCAGCGCCGGACGCGCCGGCATCGCACCATATTCACCGAGGATCAGCTGCAGGCCCTGGAGACGCTTTTCCATCAGAACCAGTACCCGGATGTCATCACCCGTGAGCACCTGGCAAACCGCATTCACTTGAAGGAGGAGAGGGTAGAG GTTTGGTTTAAAAACCGTCGGGCCAAGTGGCGGCATCAGAAGAGGGCGTCTGCTTCAGCGCTGATCCTTCAAGGCACCAAGAAGCCCTCTGAAGAGAGCTGTTAG